One Blattabacterium cuenoti DNA window includes the following coding sequences:
- the fbaA gene encoding class II fructose-bisphosphate aldolase: MSQKFPYGVATGNLVKEIFEYAKENGFAIPAVNVIGSNTINSVMEVASEVNSPVIIQLSNGGAMFYAGKGLKNKERATKGAIACARHVHELSKFYKTTVILHTDHCSKKDILWIDGLLNANEIHYKSFGKTLFSSHMLDLSQESLEENIRICEKYFEKMNKIQMTIEIELGVTGGEEDGIDNSNIENNKLYTQPKEVSYAYERLRRINNNFIIAASFGNVHGVYQPGNVILRTEILQETQKYIQKKFQTREKPVFFVFHGGSGSSKKEIQDAISYGVVKMNVDTDLQYAFTCGVRDYMRKYKKYLEKQIGNPEGGHLPNKKYYDPRTWLREGEKSFKIYLRKYFELMNNINTL; the protein is encoded by the coding sequence ATGTCTCAAAAATTTCCATATGGAGTAGCAACTGGTAATCTTGTAAAAGAAATATTTGAATACGCTAAGGAAAATGGTTTTGCCATTCCTGCTGTTAATGTGATTGGGTCTAATACTATAAATTCAGTAATGGAAGTCGCTTCAGAAGTAAATTCTCCTGTGATAATTCAATTATCTAATGGAGGAGCTATGTTTTATGCAGGAAAAGGTCTAAAAAATAAAGAAAGAGCAACAAAAGGGGCTATAGCATGCGCTAGACACGTTCATGAATTATCGAAATTTTATAAAACTACTGTTATACTTCATACAGATCATTGTTCTAAGAAAGATATTCTATGGATAGATGGCCTATTAAATGCTAACGAAATACATTACAAAAGTTTCGGAAAAACATTGTTTAGTTCACATATGTTAGATTTATCTCAAGAATCTTTAGAAGAAAATATTAGAATTTGTGAAAAATATTTTGAAAAAATGAATAAAATTCAAATGACAATTGAAATAGAACTTGGGGTAACAGGAGGAGAAGAAGATGGAATAGACAATTCTAATATAGAAAATAATAAACTTTATACTCAACCAAAAGAAGTTTCATATGCTTATGAAAGATTAAGAAGAATAAATAATAATTTCATTATTGCTGCTTCATTTGGAAATGTACATGGAGTATATCAACCAGGAAATGTTATTTTACGTACAGAAATATTACAAGAAACTCAAAAATATATCCAAAAAAAATTTCAGACTAGAGAAAAACCAGTTTTTTTTGTTTTTCATGGTGGATCAGGATCTTCCAAGAAAGAAATTCAGGATGCCATTAGTTATGGAGTGGTAAAAATGAATGTGGATACTGATTTACAATACGCTTTTACATGTGGTGTTAGGGATTATATGAGGAAATATAAAAAATATTTAGAAAAACAAATAGGAAATCCAGAAGGTGGACATCTTCCAAACAAAAAATATTATGATCCTAGAACATGGCTTAGAGAAGGAGAAAAATCGTTTAAGATTTATCTCAGAAAATATTTTGAATTAATGAACAACATTAATACCTTATGA
- a CDS encoding UvrD-helicase domain-containing protein, giving the protein MIISSVKKFYVMLSPSTLKIYNASAGSGKTFFLVKNYLYILFKSSNNDEFKHILSLTFTNKASEEMKRRILQCIKEFSNQKVSEEYYSLFSHLVKDLNLTKQKLYKRSKKILSAIFHDFSSFSISISTIDKFTYRTILSFLSKKIDLEMDTNSFLLKVVENLFSKLKKSEKWSNIFVQCSLEKLKEGKNWDIRKELLKIAFLIVEENSFLSMNKMKTYSFYDFLRLKKTLLNRTKKFEKKCKKQGEKFFEFLEKTSIQEHSFIHSDLPRLFKKLSLGDLFINPFKKRLEKSIHMEIFHSKWIETDQKTLISKNKKKIIFLYKKTKHIYKKYISSYILEKLFLKHLSFLSIIHEIEKEFVSLKEEKKIILNAELNKILHEEITTKEPFPHIYEKMGIQYKHYFIDEFQDISFLQWSNIRILIENALSENGSAMIVGDPKQSIYRWRGGDPKQFIHLISYPSQFYQKQVFTIDTNFRSYKEIVKFNNSLYQSVSKFFHSPIYQKLYKDSQQKIFKKTGGYVELNFIYNIEKNNYKQYVYLEIRKRIKKLLIQNKYKLSDIAILVRSNEEGNFLSEKLIQDGFLVNTSVSLLIKNHLEIEIIIHFFYIFLKPHCYQKRASLILLLLQNKLISTNKKEDHDFLMETLFLPLDLFLKKVFFNKKSFNFNKLYNNKSLYEIAEKIIHSLGFFKKKNQSYNTSSIYSFLDFIHRAIKSIGNNSIVDFLEYWELKKKKESISVSENIDAIHVMTIHQSKGLQFPIVLLPFVDWNVCSKKKEKEGAWINVSPHLYHGLNTIYLEIESYLQYIDDDNYIKKFYEDYLSNIRFDNLNLLYVATTRPVEKLFLFTKYEKDQSVSSYIKNFLRDKRLWNDQKFQYSFGKE; this is encoded by the coding sequence GTGATAATTTCATCTGTAAAAAAATTTTATGTTATGCTATCCCCATCTACTTTAAAAATATACAATGCATCAGCAGGTTCTGGAAAAACTTTTTTTTTGGTAAAAAATTACCTTTATATTCTATTCAAAAGTTCTAATAATGACGAATTTAAACATATTTTATCATTAACTTTTACAAATAAGGCTTCTGAAGAAATGAAAAGAAGGATATTACAATGTATAAAAGAATTTTCTAATCAAAAAGTTAGTGAAGAATATTATTCCTTATTTTCTCATCTTGTAAAAGATTTAAACCTAACCAAACAGAAATTATACAAACGTTCTAAAAAAATATTATCTGCAATTTTTCATGATTTTTCTTCTTTTTCTATTTCTATAAGTACTATAGACAAATTTACCTATAGGACTATTTTATCTTTTTTATCCAAAAAGATAGATTTAGAAATGGATACCAATAGTTTTTTATTGAAAGTAGTAGAGAATTTATTCTCAAAACTAAAAAAATCAGAAAAGTGGTCAAATATTTTTGTCCAATGTTCCTTAGAAAAATTAAAGGAAGGAAAAAATTGGGATATAAGAAAAGAACTTTTAAAAATCGCTTTTCTTATAGTAGAGGAAAATAGTTTTTTATCTATGAATAAAATGAAAACTTATTCTTTTTACGATTTTTTGAGATTAAAAAAAACTTTATTAAACAGAACAAAAAAATTTGAAAAAAAATGTAAAAAACAAGGAGAAAAATTTTTTGAATTCTTGGAAAAAACATCTATTCAAGAACATTCATTTATCCATTCAGATTTACCTAGATTATTTAAAAAACTATCTCTAGGAGATCTTTTCATAAATCCTTTTAAAAAAAGACTTGAAAAGTCTATTCATATGGAAATATTCCATTCTAAATGGATAGAAACAGATCAAAAAACATTGATCTCTAAAAATAAAAAAAAAATCATTTTTTTATATAAAAAAACAAAACACATATACAAAAAATACATTTCGTCCTATATTCTAGAGAAACTTTTTTTAAAACATTTGAGTTTTTTGTCAATAATACATGAGATTGAAAAAGAATTTGTCTCTTTAAAAGAAGAAAAAAAAATTATTTTAAACGCAGAATTAAATAAAATACTTCATGAAGAAATTACTACTAAAGAGCCATTCCCACATATTTATGAAAAAATGGGAATACAATATAAACATTATTTTATAGATGAATTTCAAGATATTTCATTTTTACAATGGTCTAATATTCGAATATTAATTGAAAATGCTTTATCAGAAAATGGTTCTGCTATGATTGTAGGAGATCCTAAACAGTCAATCTACCGATGGAGAGGGGGAGACCCTAAACAATTTATTCATTTAATTTCTTATCCATCCCAATTTTATCAAAAACAAGTTTTTACTATAGATACTAATTTCAGAAGTTACAAAGAAATTGTAAAATTTAATAATTCACTTTATCAATCTGTATCTAAATTTTTTCATTCCCCCATTTACCAAAAACTCTATAAAGATTCCCAACAAAAAATATTCAAAAAAACTGGGGGATATGTGGAATTGAATTTTATTTACAATATAGAAAAAAATAATTATAAACAATATGTTTATTTAGAAATAAGAAAAAGAATAAAAAAATTGTTAATACAAAATAAGTATAAGTTATCAGATATAGCTATTTTAGTTAGAAGTAATGAAGAAGGAAATTTTTTATCTGAAAAACTTATTCAAGATGGATTTCTTGTAAATACTTCCGTATCACTTCTCATAAAAAATCATTTAGAAATCGAAATCATCATTCATTTTTTTTATATTTTTTTAAAACCTCATTGTTATCAAAAAAGAGCTTCATTAATTTTATTGTTGTTGCAAAATAAATTAATATCTACTAATAAAAAAGAAGATCATGATTTTCTTATGGAAACACTTTTTCTCCCATTAGATCTTTTTTTGAAAAAAGTTTTTTTTAATAAAAAGTCATTTAACTTTAATAAGTTATACAATAATAAATCTCTCTATGAAATAGCAGAAAAAATTATTCATTCATTAGGGTTCTTTAAGAAAAAGAATCAATCTTATAATACTTCATCTATTTATTCTTTTTTAGATTTTATTCATAGAGCAATAAAAAGTATTGGAAATAATTCTATTGTAGACTTTTTGGAATACTGGGAATTAAAAAAAAAAAAAGAAAGCATTTCTGTTTCAGAAAATATAGATGCTATTCATGTTATGACTATTCATCAATCTAAAGGATTGCAATTTCCTATAGTCCTTCTTCCTTTCGTAGACTGGAATGTTTGTTCAAAAAAAAAAGAAAAAGAAGGTGCATGGATTAATGTATCTCCTCATTTGTATCATGGATTAAATACTATTTATTTAGAAATTGAATCCTATTTACAATATATAGATGATGATAATTACATTAAAAAATTTTATGAGGATTATTTATCAAATATAAGATTTGATAATCTCAATTTGTTATATGTTGCGACTACACGTCCTGTAGAAAAACTATTTCTTTTTACTAAATATGAAAAAGATCAATCTGTATCTTCTTATATTAAGAACTTTCTCCGTGATAAAAGACTATGGAATGATCAAAAATTTCAATATTCCTTTGGAAAAGAATAA
- the lipA gene encoding lipoyl synthase: protein MNFIQKKPTWIKVKLPIGKNYNELQKLVTLHKLNTICQSGSCPNIGECWGKGVATFMILGNICTRSCRFCGVKTGRPGKVDWKEPDKVARSIKILKVKHAVITSVNRDDLKDMGISIWVKTIEITRYLNPGITIETLIPDFKGEKKIIDQIIITKPEVISHNVETVYRLTKKVRIQAKYNRSLEVLQYIKKINQNIRTKTGIMLGLGETKKEILETMKDIKNSKVDILTLGQYLQPTLNHFPVHSFILPEQFQEYKKIGLKMGFKHVESGPLVRSSYHAEKHVK from the coding sequence ATGAATTTCATTCAAAAAAAACCTACTTGGATAAAAGTAAAACTTCCAATTGGAAAAAATTATAACGAATTACAAAAGTTAGTTACTTTACACAAATTGAATACAATTTGTCAAAGCGGAAGTTGTCCTAATATAGGTGAATGTTGGGGAAAAGGAGTAGCTACTTTCATGATATTAGGGAATATTTGTACAAGATCTTGTAGATTTTGTGGAGTAAAAACAGGACGTCCTGGAAAGGTAGATTGGAAAGAACCTGATAAAGTAGCTAGATCTATTAAAATTTTGAAAGTTAAACATGCTGTTATTACTTCTGTAAATAGAGATGATTTAAAAGATATGGGGATTTCTATATGGGTAAAAACTATAGAAATAACCCGTTATCTAAATCCAGGGATTACAATAGAAACATTAATTCCTGATTTTAAAGGAGAAAAAAAAATAATAGATCAAATTATTATTACAAAACCGGAAGTTATTTCTCATAATGTAGAGACAGTTTATAGATTAACAAAAAAAGTACGTATTCAAGCAAAATACAATCGTAGTCTTGAAGTTCTTCAATATATTAAAAAAATCAATCAGAATATTCGTACAAAAACAGGAATAATGTTAGGATTAGGGGAAACAAAAAAAGAAATATTAGAAACAATGAAAGATATAAAAAATTCTAAAGTAGACATCTTGACATTGGGGCAATATTTACAACCTACTTTAAATCATTTTCCTGTTCATTCTTTTATTTTACCGGAACAATTTCAGGAATATAAAAAAATAGGATTGAAAATGGGTTTTAAACATGTGGAAAGTGGTCCGTTAGTTAGATCTTCTTATCATGCCGAAAAACATGTGAAATAA
- the accD gene encoding acetyl-CoA carboxylase, carboxyltransferase subunit beta, which yields MAWFLRKKKNIITSIRERKNFPKGLWYRSPSGKIIDVEKLKKNSYVNPEDGYHVRIHSKEYFEILFDDGKFLEMNVKMTSKDPIKWVDCKKYTDRIKEAIKRTNLYDSIRTGVGKMKGIDLVISCMDFSFIGGSMGSVVGEKISRAIKYCIEKKLPYILISKSGGARIMESSFSLMQMAKTIARLTQLRDARIPYISVLTDPTTGGVTASYALLGDINIAEPGALIGFAGPRVIRETIGRDLPKGFQTAEFLLEHGFIDLISSRTELKKNISNLISMMI from the coding sequence ATGGCTTGGTTTTTAAGAAAAAAAAAAAATATTATAACCTCTATAAGAGAAAGAAAAAATTTTCCAAAAGGTCTTTGGTATAGATCCCCTAGTGGAAAAATTATAGATGTAGAAAAATTAAAAAAAAATTCTTATGTTAATCCAGAAGATGGATATCATGTAAGAATTCACAGTAAAGAATATTTTGAAATTCTTTTTGATGATGGAAAATTTTTAGAAATGAATGTTAAAATGACGAGTAAGGATCCTATAAAATGGGTAGATTGTAAAAAATATACAGATAGAATTAAAGAAGCCATAAAAAGAACTAATTTGTATGATTCTATTAGAACAGGAGTAGGGAAAATGAAAGGAATAGATTTGGTTATTTCTTGTATGGATTTTTCCTTTATAGGAGGATCTATGGGATCTGTAGTAGGTGAAAAAATATCTAGAGCAATAAAATATTGTATTGAAAAAAAATTACCATATATATTGATATCTAAATCTGGTGGTGCTAGGATTATGGAATCTTCTTTCTCTCTAATGCAAATGGCAAAAACTATAGCGAGACTCACTCAATTACGTGATGCAAGAATTCCTTATATTTCCGTTCTTACGGATCCAACTACAGGAGGAGTGACAGCTTCTTATGCTTTACTTGGAGATATTAATATAGCAGAACCAGGTGCTCTTATTGGATTCGCAGGGCCTAGAGTGATTAGAGAAACTATAGGGAGAGATCTTCCTAAAGGATTTCAAACCGCAGAATTTCTTCTAGAACATGGATTTATAGATTTAATTTCTTCTAGAACTGAATTAAAAAAAAATATCTCCAATCTCATTTCTATGATGATATAA